GGATGATGGATCTGCCGGTGGACAAGCTGCCGCGCATCGTGCGCTCTTTCGACATCATCGGCGGCGTGTGCGCCGAAGCCGCCGCGGCCACCGGCCTGCGCCAGGGCACGCCGATCGTGGCCGGAGCCGCCGATCAGTCGGCCGGATACATCGGCGCTGGCATCACCAAAGCCAACCGCATGGCCTCCAACTCCGGCACCTATCCCGTCCTGGCCATCTGCACCGACCAGTTCCGGCCCGACATGCAGAATCGCATGTCCGAGATCATCCCCTCCGTCATCCCCGGCCTGTGGAACCCCACCTCCTACATCATCGGCGGCGGCCTCAGCCATCACTGGTTCCAGGAAACCTTCGCCCACGCCGACGAGATGGAAGGCCAGGCGCAGGGCAGGTCGGTCTACGAGGTTTTGGATGACAAAGCCGCCGCCTTGCCGCCCGGTTCGGAGAAACTGATCTTCCTCCCCCATTTGGGCGGACGCGCCTGCCCCATGAATACCGACCTCAAGGGCGCCTGGTTCGGCTTCACGTGGACGCACCGCCGCCAGCACTTTTATCGCGCCATCCTCGAAGCCATCGCCTATGACCAGTTCCTCCAGCTTCAGGCCTATCGCGCCAGCAACCCCGATCTGCAGGTCGCAGAGATCACAGCCTACGGCGGCGGAGCCAAGAGCGCGCTGTGGAACCAGATCCGGGCGGACGTGATGGGCCTGCCGCTGGCCTTGCTCGGTCGCGAAGACCTGGCCCCCATCGGCAACGCCATCCTGGCCGGCTACGCCCTGGGCCTGTACGACGACATGGCCGCCGCCGCCGAACGCTTCGTCACCCCCACCGCCCGCGTCGAACCCGACCCCGCCCGCCACGAACACTACCGCCCCCTGGTCGATTTCTACGCCCGCCTCCTGGCCGCCTCCGAACCCCTCTTCGCCGACCTGGCCGTTCTCTAATTCGCGCCCAACTTCAACACAAAGACACAAAGGGCACAAAGAGAACACAAAGATTTGGTTAGCTGAAACCCGGAAAGGCAGAGGGCGCAGGGCGCAAGTGGCAAGTCGCAAGTCGCAAGTCGCAAGTTCTTCTTACAAGCCACCTGCCATCCTTCGCTGTGCTCAGGACAAGCTCTGCCACCTGCCACTTGTCTACTTACTTCCTTATGTCAACTCCCCTCGATGTCGTCGTCGCCGGGCACATCTGCCTGGATGTCATCCCTGACCTTCACGGCTCGGCCGGCCAGACCGCCGAGCAAATCTTCCGGCCCGGCCGGCTGGTGCAGGTCGGGCCGGTCGCCTTCTCCAGCGGCGGCCCGGTCTCGAACACCGGCCTGGCCCTGAACCGGCTGGGGGTGCGGGCGCAGCTCATGGGCAAAGTCGGCCCCGACGCCTTTGGCGACGCCATTCGGGGCAAGATCAGCGCCTTCGACCCGCACCTGGCCGATGGCATGGTGGTGGATCCAGCTGCCCACACCTCCTACACCGTCGTCATCAACCCGCCCGGCATCGACCGCATCTTCTTCCACTATCCCGGCGCCAACGACGACTTTTGCGCCGCCGACGTGCGCTATGATGTGGTGGCCCAGGCCCGGCATTTCCACTTCGGCTACCCGCCGATCATGCGCTCGATGTACCGCCACGATGGCGCCGAACTAACCGAGATCTTCCGCCGGGCCAAAGCCACGGGCGTCACCACCTCGCTCGACATGTCCTTGCCCGACCCAGCGTCGGCCAGCGGCCGGGCCGATTGGCGCGCCATCCTGACCCGCACCCTGCCCTTTGTCGATATCTTCATGCCCAGCGGCGAAGAACTGCTGTTCATGCTCTACCGTGCGCGCTACGACGAATTGCACGAGACCGCCGGCGGCGACCCGCTGCTGTGGTTCACACCCGATCTGCTCTCTGGGCTTGGGCTGGAACTGCTGGACATGGGCGTGAGGGCGGCGATGATCAAACTGGGACACCGGGGCCTGTATCTGCGCACGGGCGACGCCGCGGCCATGGCCGGTCTGGGCAAGACGAGGCCGGGCGATGTGGCGGCCTGGGCGCAGAAAGAACTGTGGGCGCCGGCCTTCCGGGCGAACGAGGTGGGGGCCACGGGTTCAGGCGACTCAGCCATCGCCGGCTTCCTGGCCGCTTTCCTGCGCGGCCTGGCGGCCGAAGAGACGGCGATCATGGCCACGGCCGTGGGCGCCTGCAATGTCGAGGCCGCCGACGCCCTCAGCGGCATCCGCACCTGGGAGGAGACGCAAGCGCGGGTGACGGCAGGCTGGGCGAAGCACGATCTGCCTATCGACGCCGCGGGTTGGGAGTTCGACGAGAGCAGGCGGTTATGGCGGCGCGCTGCCGGCTAAATCGACTGCGGCTTGGGGCTAGACGGCGACGAAAGGCTGTGGTATCGTTGGCCCATGCACATCGGAATCATCGGCCTGCCTAGCAGCGGCAAGACCACAGTTTTCAACGCCCTCACCCGCGGCCATGTCGAGACGGCCGCCTTCTCGACCGGGCGCATGGAAGTCCACACCGCCGTCGTCCAGGTGCCGGATGAACGCGTGGATCGCCTGGCGGCCATGTTCAAGCCTAAGAAGACCACCTATGCCCAGGTACAGTACAAAGACATCGCCGGCCTGGCCAAGGGCATCGGCGAATCGGGCGGGCTGTCCGGCCCCCTGCTGAACGAGATCGGCCAGAACGACGCCCTCCTCCACGTCGTCCGCGCCTTCGAGGACGCCAACGTCCTCCATCCCGAAGGCAGCATCGACCCGGCCCGAGACATGGCCCTGGTCGAGAACGAGCTGATCCTCAACGACATGGTGACGATCAGCAACCGCATGGAGCGCCTGCAACAGCGGCTGAGCAAGGGCGGCAACCCGAAAGAGGTCGAGGCGGCGAAGTTCGAGCAAGCCCTGCTGCACAAGCTGCTGGCACAGTTGGACGCCGAACGCCCGCTCCGCACCCTGGCCCTGACCGCGGAGGAAGAGAAATTCCTGCGCGGGTTCAACCTGCTCTCGCAGAAGCCGATGCTGGTCGTGCTCAATATCGACGACGATGCCAGCGAGACCATCACCGCCCAATTCGACCAGCCGCAGGCGGCGAACTGGGTCATGCTGGCCCTGCGCGGCAAGCTGGAGCAAGAGTTGGCGCAGATGCCGCCGGATGATGCCGCCGTCTTCCTGGCCGATTTCGGCATCGACGAGCCGGGCCTGAGCCGCGTCATCCACCGCTCCTACGGGCTGCTGCACGTGCAATCGTTCTTCACCGTCGGCGAGGACGAGGTGCGGGCCTGGACCATACCGGTGGCAGCGAGCGCGGTCGAGGCAGCCGGGGCCATCCACACCGACCTGGCCAAAGGCTTCATCCGGGCCGAGGTGGTGGGCTACAAAGACCTCATTGCC
This Caldilineales bacterium DNA region includes the following protein-coding sequences:
- a CDS encoding xylulose kinase, whose translation is MAQNYFIGIDNGSSFTKSSIIDTEGHVLADARRDTHPHQPRAGVAEYDGPTLLRAMYESVAELLQKSGVKPEAVAAVCLDAMISGTMGVDDAGDATTPYTTTLDQRFTPQLNRILDRFHDPIRELTGSGQPTIAPKMLWIREEFPDVYRRTAKFVTISGYLLGKMAGLTAQDAVVDTTYLWATGLADAQNYVWSDDLCRMMDLPVDKLPRIVRSFDIIGGVCAEAAAATGLRQGTPIVAGAADQSAGYIGAGITKANRMASNSGTYPVLAICTDQFRPDMQNRMSEIIPSVIPGLWNPTSYIIGGGLSHHWFQETFAHADEMEGQAQGRSVYEVLDDKAAALPPGSEKLIFLPHLGGRACPMNTDLKGAWFGFTWTHRRQHFYRAILEAIAYDQFLQLQAYRASNPDLQVAEITAYGGGAKSALWNQIRADVMGLPLALLGREDLAPIGNAILAGYALGLYDDMAAAAERFVTPTARVEPDPARHEHYRPLVDFYARLLAASEPLFADLAVL
- a CDS encoding carbohydrate kinase family protein: MSTPLDVVVAGHICLDVIPDLHGSAGQTAEQIFRPGRLVQVGPVAFSSGGPVSNTGLALNRLGVRAQLMGKVGPDAFGDAIRGKISAFDPHLADGMVVDPAAHTSYTVVINPPGIDRIFFHYPGANDDFCAADVRYDVVAQARHFHFGYPPIMRSMYRHDGAELTEIFRRAKATGVTTSLDMSLPDPASASGRADWRAILTRTLPFVDIFMPSGEELLFMLYRARYDELHETAGGDPLLWFTPDLLSGLGLELLDMGVRAAMIKLGHRGLYLRTGDAAAMAGLGKTRPGDVAAWAQKELWAPAFRANEVGATGSGDSAIAGFLAAFLRGLAAEETAIMATAVGACNVEAADALSGIRTWEETQARVTAGWAKHDLPIDAAGWEFDESRRLWRRAAG
- the ychF gene encoding redox-regulated ATPase YchF, producing the protein MHIGIIGLPSSGKTTVFNALTRGHVETAAFSTGRMEVHTAVVQVPDERVDRLAAMFKPKKTTYAQVQYKDIAGLAKGIGESGGLSGPLLNEIGQNDALLHVVRAFEDANVLHPEGSIDPARDMALVENELILNDMVTISNRMERLQQRLSKGGNPKEVEAAKFEQALLHKLLAQLDAERPLRTLALTAEEEKFLRGFNLLSQKPMLVVLNIDDDASETITAQFDQPQAANWVMLALRGKLEQELAQMPPDDAAVFLADFGIDEPGLSRVIHRSYGLLHVQSFFTVGEDEVRAWTIPVAASAVEAAGAIHTDLAKGFIRAEVVGYKDLIAAGSMAEARKQAAWRLEGREYIVQDGDIVHIRFAL